The Chitinophaga pinensis DSM 2588 region GATCTTAATAATATCTGCCGCGATCTCCTCCGGTACATAAAGTTCCATACGGTGCCCCATGTTGAATACCTGGTACATCTCTTTCCATCCGGTACCTGACTGTTCCTGGATCAGCTGGAACAATGGCGGGATCGGGAAGAGGTTATCTTTGATCACATGCAGGTTGTCGATGAAGTGCAAAACTTTTGTCTGCGCACCACCACTACAATGCACCATTCCGTGTATGCGGGAACGATAGGCTTCCAGTATCTTTTTGATCACCGGTGCATAAGTGCGTGTTGGTGATAATACCAGACGACCAGCATCTATCTGACCAAAACCAGGAACATCGATTTTGTCTGTCAGGGCTTTTTTACCACTGAATACCAGATCAGCAGGAATACCCGGGTCGAAGCTTTCAGGATATTTCCCGGCCACTTGTTTATTGAATACGTCATGACGTGCAGAGGTCAGCCCATTGCTACCCATACCGCCGTTGTAAGATTTCTCGTAAGATGACTGTCCGTAGGAAGACAGTCCGACGATCACATCACCCGCCTGTATAGTATGATTAGAGATCACTTCGGATCTTTTCATACGGCAGGTCACAGTTGAATCCACGATAATGGTACGCACCAGGTCACCCACATCTGCGGTTTCGCCACCGGTAGAGTGAATGCTGATACCATGATTACGCAGTTCTTCCAGGATCTCTTCTGTACCGTTGATGATCGCTGCAATTACCTCACCCGGGATCAGCTGTTTGTTACGGCCGATAGTGGAAGAGAGCAGGATATTTTCGGTAGCGCCCACACAAAGCAGATCATCAATATTCATGATGATAGCATCCTGGGCAATGCCTCTCCATACGTCCAGGTTACCTGTTTCTTTCCAGTAAGTATAAGCCAGGGAGGATTTGGTGCCGGCTCCGTCAGCATGCATGATATTGCAATATTCTTCCT contains the following coding sequences:
- a CDS encoding AIR synthase related protein — protein: MDQNIYAQRGVSAGKEDVHNAIKHIDKGLFPKAFCKIVPDILGGQEEYCNIMHADGAGTKSSLAYTYWKETGNLDVWRGIAQDAIIMNIDDLLCVGATENILLSSTIGRNKQLIPGEVIAAIINGTEEILEELRNHGISIHSTGGETADVGDLVRTIIVDSTVTCRMKRSEVISNHTIQAGDVIVGLSSYGQSSYEKSYNGGMGSNGLTSARHDVFNKQVAGKYPESFDPGIPADLVFSGKKALTDKIDVPGFGQIDAGRLVLSPTRTYAPVIKKILEAYRSRIHGMVHCSGGAQTKVLHFIDNLHVIKDNLFPIPPLFQLIQEQSGTGWKEMYQVFNMGHRMELYVPEEIAADIIKISQGFNIEAQIVGRVEPAAVKQVTVRSEKGEFVYN